A window of Polaribacter litorisediminis contains these coding sequences:
- a CDS encoding acetate--CoA ligase — protein sequence MMYQKFYQESIQQPEKFWKEQANQLEWFKAPNTILSKDKFNHHQWFEDGQLNLSYLCIDKHINDGFGDQNAVIYDSPVTNIKEHITFHQLHHEVSKLAGGLQDLGLKKGDTCIIYMPMIPQALYAMLACVRIGVIHSVVFGGFAPHELAIRIDDCKPKAIITASNGVEIQKIIPYKPFVDKAIDLSTNKPNHVIVFDRKLGVEIPKKEYDVDYTSLVEKSSSIEPISLKSTDPSYILYTSGTTGTPKGIIRDTGGYATALKFSMKYIYGVDEGDAFWAASDVGWVVGHSYIVYAPLLNRNTTILFEGKPIKTPDASTFWRVISEHNVKVMFTAPTAIRAIKKEDPNGNMLKKFDLSCLKYQFLAGERCDVATLTWTEEKLNVPVIDHWWQTESGWPMVANMVGVALQEVKPGSASFPVCGYDIQILNEEGKEVEDAVEGFVAVKLPLPPGTLTNLWGNPERFQSGYLNRFPGYYFSGDGGYKDEDGYVFITGRVDDIINVAGHRLSTAEMEEIVASHKAVAECAVFGVHCDLKGQKPLGLVVLKSGDEFEEETIRKEIIQDVRHEIGAVASFRDVLVVKRLPKTRSGKILRKLLRDIADEQQHNIPSTIDDVAIISEIKSVYQTHHIGLYK from the coding sequence ATGATGTATCAAAAATTTTATCAAGAAAGTATTCAGCAACCAGAAAAATTTTGGAAAGAACAAGCCAATCAACTAGAGTGGTTTAAAGCACCCAATACTATTTTATCTAAAGATAAATTTAATCATCATCAATGGTTTGAAGATGGGCAACTTAACTTAAGTTATTTGTGTATTGATAAGCATATTAATGATGGTTTTGGTGATCAAAATGCCGTTATTTATGACTCGCCAGTAACAAACATTAAAGAGCATATTACCTTTCATCAATTGCATCACGAAGTATCTAAACTTGCGGGTGGATTGCAAGATTTGGGCCTAAAAAAAGGAGATACTTGTATAATTTATATGCCCATGATTCCGCAAGCATTATATGCTATGTTAGCTTGTGTAAGAATTGGAGTTATTCATTCTGTAGTTTTTGGTGGTTTTGCACCTCATGAATTAGCAATCAGAATTGATGATTGTAAACCAAAAGCAATTATTACTGCATCCAACGGAGTTGAAATTCAAAAAATTATTCCGTATAAACCTTTTGTAGATAAAGCTATTGATTTATCAACAAATAAGCCGAATCATGTAATTGTTTTTGATAGAAAATTAGGTGTAGAAATTCCCAAAAAAGAGTATGACGTTGATTATACTTCTTTGGTGGAAAAATCGAGTTCTATCGAACCAATTTCATTAAAATCAACAGATCCTTCTTATATTTTATATACATCGGGAACCACAGGAACACCCAAAGGAATTATAAGAGATACCGGTGGCTATGCAACTGCGTTAAAATTTTCAATGAAATATATTTATGGTGTAGATGAAGGCGATGCATTTTGGGCAGCAAGCGATGTGGGCTGGGTTGTTGGTCATAGTTATATTGTGTATGCGCCCTTATTAAATAGAAATACAACCATACTTTTTGAAGGAAAGCCCATAAAAACTCCAGATGCTTCTACTTTTTGGCGCGTAATTAGCGAGCACAATGTGAAAGTAATGTTTACCGCTCCTACTGCAATTAGAGCCATCAAAAAAGAAGATCCTAACGGAAATATGCTAAAGAAGTTTGATTTATCTTGCTTAAAATATCAATTTTTAGCGGGTGAAAGATGTGACGTAGCAACTTTAACTTGGACAGAAGAAAAATTAAATGTACCAGTTATAGACCATTGGTGGCAAACCGAAAGTGGTTGGCCGATGGTAGCAAATATGGTCGGTGTAGCCCTGCAAGAAGTAAAACCAGGATCGGCAAGTTTTCCTGTTTGTGGTTATGATATTCAAATATTAAATGAAGAAGGAAAAGAGGTTGAAGATGCTGTAGAAGGTTTTGTAGCCGTAAAATTACCTTTGCCTCCCGGAACATTAACTAATCTTTGGGGAAATCCAGAACGTTTTCAATCTGGATATTTAAACCGCTTTCCTGGATATTATTTTTCTGGTGATGGTGGTTATAAAGATGAAGATGGGTACGTTTTTATTACAGGTAGAGTAGACGATATTATAAATGTGGCAGGTCATCGATTGTCTACCGCAGAAATGGAAGAAATTGTAGCTTCACACAAAGCTGTTGCAGAATGTGCCGTTTTTGGTGTGCATTGTGATTTAAAAGGTCAGAAACCTTTAGGATTGGTTGTGCTTAAATCGGGCGATGAGTTTGAAGAAGAAACCATTCGAAAAGAAATAATACAAGATGTAAGACACGAAATTGGTGCTGTTGCATCTTTTAGAGATGTGCTTGTAGTGAAACGATTACCAAAAACTCGAAGCGGAAAAATTCTTCGTAAATTGTTGCGAGATATTGCAGATGAACAACAACACAACATTCCATCTACGATAGATGATGTTGCCATCATAAGCGAAATAAAATCAGTTTATCAAACCCACCATATCGGACTCTATAAATAA
- a CDS encoding response regulator transcription factor: MRRKILIVDDEPNIVMSLEYIFKKQDFDVFIARDGSEALEILRHHTPDIILLDIMMPKVDGYQTLQYIKNTNSLKDTKVVFLTAKNKASDIEKGLKLGADKYLTKPFSVKKIVSEILELLA; this comes from the coding sequence ATGAGGAGAAAAATTTTAATTGTAGATGACGAGCCAAATATTGTAATGTCATTAGAATATATCTTTAAAAAACAAGATTTTGACGTGTTTATAGCACGAGACGGAAGTGAAGCTTTAGAAATATTAAGACATCATACTCCTGATATAATTTTGTTAGATATTATGATGCCAAAGGTAGATGGATATCAAACCTTACAATATATAAAAAATACAAACAGTTTAAAAGATACAAAAGTAGTATTTTTAACTGCAAAAAATAAGGCTTCAGATATTGAAAAAGGATTAAAACTAGGAGCCGACAAATATTTAACAAAACCTTTTTCAGTAAAAAAAATAGTTTCAGAAATATTGGAACTTTTAGCTTAA